From Candidatus Tisiphia endosymbiont of Melanophora roralis, a single genomic window includes:
- the hpf gene encoding ribosome hibernation-promoting factor, HPF/YfiA family, with amino-acid sequence MQISVSGQHISIGNSLQDYVKNRTMQVSEKYFCDVIISANVHFSKQGFQLVCDIVVNDGTGRHMILKGNAASDDIYSAFDIALARLEKQLRKYKSKLKDRHDRVKISEVTSKAVKYTITPHQYEHEDEDNVAAYDNPVIIAEKSVEILTLSVSGAVMKMDMENLPALMFQNSHTNRMNVVYYRRDGNISWIDSK; translated from the coding sequence ATGCAAATATCAGTATCAGGTCAACATATTTCTATTGGGAATTCTTTGCAAGACTACGTAAAAAATCGTACTATGCAGGTGTCAGAAAAGTATTTTTGTGATGTAATAATTAGTGCAAATGTGCATTTTTCTAAACAAGGATTCCAATTGGTTTGTGATATTGTCGTGAATGATGGTACAGGCAGACATATGATATTGAAAGGTAACGCTGCTTCAGATGACATATATTCAGCGTTTGATATTGCTCTTGCTAGACTTGAAAAGCAGCTTAGAAAGTATAAATCTAAGCTCAAGGATCGTCATGATAGAGTTAAAATATCCGAAGTAACATCTAAAGCAGTTAAATATACTATAACACCCCATCAATATGAACATGAAGACGAAGATAATGTGGCAGCATATGATAATCCTGTAATTATAGCAGAAAAATCTGTAGAAATATTAACTCTATCAGTAAGTGGAGCAGTGATGAAAATGGATATGGAGAACCTTCCTGCTTTAATGTTTCAAAATAGTCATACTAATCGCATGAATGTAGTTTATTATCGTCGGGATGGGAATATATCTTGGATAGATTCCAAATAA
- a CDS encoding phage tail protein encodes MFLWTWDARPYPAWPHSNIWRDGNLWAKGHWVNNKFGACSLAAIILELSYKCGIPLKNIDISTLDEAVEGLVLNKALSCIDVINLLRIIYFFDIIAYQEQIKFTKRGYSTPSHISPKILVKLSSNSYLEQIEISKTSIISKLALNFIDRYDDYNNSFCQINSENLSHRAIPNLKLPIILSYLEAERLGRLILKNAATETKILRFIMPANFIKYQPGDFIILYYRNYQYQIRIISMRLFRLTAEIHGIIDEVESYIFK; translated from the coding sequence ATGTTTTTATGGACTTGGGATGCCAGACCTTACCCAGCTTGGCCACATAGTAATATTTGGCGAGATGGTAACTTATGGGCAAAAGGGCATTGGGTTAATAATAAATTTGGGGCTTGTAGTTTAGCGGCAATAATTCTCGAATTGTCTTATAAATGCGGTATTCCATTAAAGAACATCGATATATCAACTCTCGATGAAGCTGTAGAAGGGTTGGTATTAAATAAAGCTTTGTCTTGTATTGATGTTATTAACCTTTTGCGAATTATATATTTCTTTGATATCATAGCCTATCAGGAACAAATTAAGTTCACCAAACGTGGATATTCTACCCCTAGTCATATTAGTCCCAAAATATTGGTTAAACTATCAAGCAATAGTTATTTAGAACAAATAGAAATTTCTAAAACTAGCATTATTAGTAAACTAGCACTAAACTTTATTGACCGGTATGATGATTATAATAATAGCTTCTGCCAAATAAATAGTGAGAATCTTTCACATAGAGCTATTCCTAACTTAAAACTACCTATTATACTATCTTATCTTGAAGCTGAAAGATTAGGACGGTTAATCCTAAAAAATGCCGCTACTGAAACTAAAATTTTAAGATTTATCATGCCAGCAAATTTTATTAAATATCAACCGGGGGATTTTATCATATTATATTATCGGAATTATCAATATCAGATTAGAATTATCTCCATGAGATTATTTCGCCTAACAGCTGAAATTCACGGAATTATTGATGAAGTTGAGAGTTATATATTCAAGTGA
- the murC gene encoding UDP-N-acetylmuramate--L-alanine ligase, giving the protein MFLLELKKINGTLDTMHFIGIGGIGMSGIAEILHNLGYKVQGSDIVENYNTKRLETNGIKVFLGHQGQNVTNVSYVVVSSAINKDNPEIQEALHRKIPIIRRAEMLAELMRLKCSVAISGSHGKTTTTSLVACLFEAAGLCPTLINGGIVNSKSTNAYLGSGNYLIAEADESDATFIRVPSTIAAITNIDPEHLDFYHNFDSLIQAFRSFITNLPFYGFAVACIDHKVVRNLVSSIFERKIITYGIDSNDAHIQAFNLNFDITSSTFDVRINLPNVHGITIIERITLPTPGRHNILNALAAIAIAVELDFGIKIIKNGFNSFKGIKRRFTKVAEYNSATIIDDYAHHPEEVKATLATARNIANKQNSKIIAIFQPHRYTRVKYLFDDFLTCFVDADQVYITDIYAGGEQPIDGITGKSIVDEISNTKSHPMAAFIEDHKDIAKIIISEAMPNDIIVMMGAGSISAWANDLHQQFTRERHCEEPRSSNEAIDKSD; this is encoded by the coding sequence ATGTTTTTATTAGAATTAAAAAAAATAAACGGAACTCTTGATACGATGCATTTTATAGGTATCGGAGGAATCGGTATGAGTGGCATTGCCGAAATACTCCATAATCTTGGATATAAAGTACAAGGTTCTGATATAGTAGAAAATTATAATACCAAAAGACTAGAAACTAATGGTATTAAGGTTTTCCTTGGTCATCAAGGACAAAATGTCACTAATGTTTCATATGTAGTAGTATCATCAGCTATAAATAAAGATAACCCTGAAATTCAGGAAGCCTTACATAGAAAGATACCAATAATTAGGCGGGCTGAAATGCTGGCTGAATTAATGAGGCTAAAATGCTCTGTAGCAATTTCTGGCTCACATGGCAAGACTACTACAACATCACTCGTTGCTTGTTTATTTGAAGCTGCTGGGCTTTGTCCGACTTTAATTAATGGTGGTATTGTTAATAGTAAATCTACTAATGCCTATCTTGGGTCTGGGAATTATCTGATAGCCGAAGCCGATGAGTCTGATGCAACTTTTATTCGTGTGCCATCAACGATTGCGGCAATAACTAATATCGATCCTGAGCATCTAGATTTTTACCATAATTTTGATAGTTTAATTCAAGCTTTTAGGAGCTTTATAACTAATTTACCATTTTATGGCTTTGCAGTTGCTTGTATTGATCATAAAGTTGTTAGAAATTTAGTAAGTAGCATCTTTGAGCGTAAAATTATAACTTATGGCATAGACTCAAATGATGCTCACATACAAGCCTTTAATTTGAATTTCGATATTACATCATCAACTTTTGATGTGCGAATTAACCTACCTAACGTACATGGTATAACAATTATAGAGCGGATTACCTTACCTACCCCAGGGAGACACAATATCCTTAATGCTCTTGCTGCTATAGCGATAGCTGTGGAACTTGATTTTGGTATTAAAATCATTAAAAATGGATTTAATAGTTTTAAAGGGATCAAACGCAGATTTACTAAGGTAGCCGAATATAACAGTGCTACCATAATTGATGATTATGCTCACCATCCAGAGGAAGTAAAAGCTACACTTGCTACAGCAAGAAACATTGCTAACAAGCAAAATAGTAAGATTATAGCAATCTTCCAACCACATAGGTACACAAGAGTTAAATATTTGTTTGATGATTTTTTGACTTGTTTTGTTGATGCTGACCAGGTGTATATCACGGATATATATGCTGGCGGTGAACAGCCAATAGATGGTATAACAGGAAAAAGTATAGTGGATGAAATCAGCAATACTAAATCTCATCCAATGGCAGCCTTTATCGAGGATCACAAAGATATAGCTAAAATTATTATTAGTGAAGCTATGCCAAATGATATAATAGTAATGATGGGTGCTGGGAGCATTTCTGCTTGGGCCAATGATTTGCATCAGCAATTTACGCGAGAACGTCATTGCGAGGAGCCGCGAAGCTCGAACGAAGCAATAGATAAAAGTGATTAA
- the murB gene encoding UDP-N-acetylmuramate dehydrogenase: MKLPKTVGEYRNNYNLSHLTWFKVGGSAEVLFKPLDVQDLANFVSQNQQQRSITVLGAGSNIIIRDGGIDGVVVKLGQNFTNIGFQGDNKLSVGAGCLNYNLAKFCQSQAITGFEFLVGIPGTIGGGVVMNAGAYGSEFKDIIIAIEAIDSRGNFILIPNEKIGFKYRGNNLPKDLIITRAIFKATIGEREMILAKMDEINKNRLATQPIKERTSGSTFANPENHKAWQLIDKAGMRGYRIGGASMSQLHCNFMINHGNSSARDLEDLGDLVKKNVFEDSGISLEWEIKRIGKYA, translated from the coding sequence ATGAAATTACCTAAGACTGTTGGTGAATATAGAAATAATTACAATTTAAGTCATCTAACTTGGTTTAAAGTTGGTGGATCAGCTGAAGTCTTGTTTAAACCATTAGATGTACAAGATTTAGCAAATTTTGTATCACAAAACCAACAACAGAGGTCAATAACTGTTTTAGGGGCTGGATCAAATATTATCATTAGAGATGGTGGTATAGATGGAGTTGTAGTAAAACTTGGTCAAAATTTTACTAATATAGGATTTCAAGGCGATAACAAATTGTCAGTGGGAGCTGGTTGCCTGAACTATAATTTGGCAAAATTCTGTCAAAGTCAAGCAATTACCGGGTTTGAGTTTTTGGTTGGTATACCGGGTACTATAGGTGGTGGAGTGGTTATGAACGCTGGGGCGTATGGTTCAGAGTTTAAAGATATCATAATAGCAATTGAAGCAATAGACTCTAGAGGAAATTTTATCCTAATCCCTAACGAAAAGATAGGTTTTAAGTATCGTGGTAATAATTTACCAAAAGATTTGATTATAACTAGGGCTATCTTTAAGGCAACTATTGGGGAGCGAGAGATGATCCTAGCAAAAATGGATGAAATAAATAAAAATAGGCTAGCAACCCAGCCGATTAAAGAACGGACGAGCGGCAGTACATTTGCTAATCCAGAAAATCATAAAGCATGGCAACTAATTGACAAGGCTGGTATGAGAGGATACAGAATTGGTGGGGCTTCTATGTCGCAACTACATTGTAATTTTATGATAAACCATGGTAATAGCTCTGCTCGTGATTTAGAAGATCTAGGTGATCTCGTTAAAAAGAATGTATTTGAAGATAGTGGAATTAGTCTAGAATGGGAGATTAAACGAATAGGAAAATATGCATAA
- a CDS encoding D-alanine--D-alanine ligase — protein sequence MHKYHTSFIANSKVTILSNKGKKHVALIGGGMSAEREISLVSSSAVNKALVDSGYKVTFIDMGVDIASVLLQVKPDVVFNCLHGTYGEDGCLPGLLNILRIPYTHSGVLASSLAFSKTHAKVWFVTNDIKIAKNIVVNKSDNITNDPMPRPYVIKPITQGSSIGVEVIFVEDDFNFADYDFPYGEVMIEEYIKGREMQVAVLNGEALGVLEIKLLKRRFYDYDTKYTEGLAQHLCPAPLPQNMYNKLLEESERIYKIMHCRGAIRAEFILDESTNEFFALEINTHPGMTPLSIVPEIAASQGIDFCSLIEKILETASIDP from the coding sequence ATGCATAAATATCATACTAGCTTTATTGCGAATTCTAAGGTTACCATATTGAGTAATAAAGGGAAAAAGCACGTGGCGCTAATAGGTGGCGGTATGTCGGCTGAACGAGAAATTTCTTTAGTATCATCTTCTGCAGTTAATAAAGCTTTGGTAGATAGTGGATATAAAGTTACTTTTATCGATATGGGAGTAGATATTGCATCAGTACTTTTGCAGGTAAAACCTGATGTAGTTTTTAATTGTTTACATGGCACTTATGGTGAAGATGGTTGTCTTCCTGGCTTACTAAATATCCTACGGATTCCTTATACTCACAGTGGCGTTCTTGCTTCTTCTTTAGCATTTAGTAAAACACATGCAAAAGTATGGTTTGTTACCAATGATATTAAGATAGCCAAGAATATTGTAGTTAATAAATCTGATAATATTACCAACGACCCTATGCCAAGACCGTACGTTATAAAACCTATTACACAGGGATCAAGTATTGGTGTTGAGGTGATATTTGTTGAGGATGATTTTAACTTTGCTGATTATGATTTTCCTTATGGTGAAGTAATGATTGAGGAATATATTAAGGGGAGAGAAATGCAGGTCGCCGTTTTAAACGGTGAAGCCTTAGGGGTATTGGAAATAAAACTCCTAAAACGGCGGTTTTATGATTATGATACTAAGTACACAGAAGGGTTAGCACAGCATTTATGCCCAGCTCCATTACCACAGAATATGTATAATAAGTTACTAGAAGAGTCTGAAAGAATATATAAAATCATGCATTGCCGAGGTGCAATTAGAGCAGAGTTTATTTTGGATGAAAGCACAAATGAATTTTTTGCTCTAGAAATTAACACTCATCCTGGTATGACCCCTTTATCGATTGTACCAGAAATAGCTGCTTCACAGGGAATAGATTTTTGCTCGCTAATTGAAAAAATTTTAGAAACAGCAAGCATTGACCCATGA
- a CDS encoding cell division protein FtsQ/DivIB, translating to MKKNKMFNKKKKANIPLRRKIGVVYVRVVLFIKIILVVFLSLFFFTNYFTSVKQEIAQYIYEFTSDLGFRLENVLIEGQYNIQEEDILATLNADKGTAIFSLDLDSIKSNLRRNPWIKNVSIIERRLPNTLYIRLIERIPIAIWQINGQIFLIDQEGYKITNNIGSFSNLLHVVGSDANIYTSKLIQDLAKHPELAKKIISSVRYGGRRWDLNLEQGITVKMPDLGFEHALDYLAGLDMKNILFNQNYKIIDLRDSTKVYMEKY from the coding sequence ATGAAAAAGAATAAGATGTTTAATAAGAAAAAAAAAGCTAATATACCGCTGCGACGAAAGATTGGAGTGGTGTATGTTAGGGTGGTATTGTTTATTAAAATTATCCTAGTAGTTTTTCTTTCTTTATTTTTCTTCACCAACTATTTTACTTCTGTAAAACAAGAAATTGCCCAATATATTTACGAGTTCACTTCTGATCTTGGTTTTAGGCTTGAAAATGTTTTAATAGAAGGGCAATATAATATTCAGGAAGAAGATATATTGGCTACTTTAAATGCCGATAAGGGTACAGCTATTTTTTCTTTAGATTTGGATTCAATAAAAAGTAATTTAAGACGCAATCCTTGGATTAAAAATGTCTCAATTATTGAGAGAAGATTACCTAATACTCTTTACATAAGACTAATTGAGAGGATACCCATTGCTATTTGGCAGATTAACGGGCAAATTTTTCTTATTGATCAAGAAGGATATAAAATTACCAATAATATAGGTAGTTTCTCTAATCTTTTGCATGTTGTGGGATCGGATGCTAATATTTATACTAGCAAATTAATTCAGGATTTAGCTAAACACCCTGAATTAGCTAAAAAAATTATCTCTTCTGTACGTTATGGAGGAAGACGTTGGGATTTAAATCTAGAGCAAGGTATTACTGTTAAAATGCCGGACTTAGGGTTTGAACATGCTTTAGATTATCTTGCAGGATTGGATATGAAAAATATATTATTTAATCAGAACTATAAAATTATAGATTTACGAGATTCGACTAAAGTTTATATGGAAAAATATTAA
- the ftsA gene encoding cell division protein FtsA — protein sequence MKAKLSNFVTLDLGSSKIACIAAYIDKREEAKIISQNLYYSKGIKSGVILDLKEAENSIVGAIYALEKDCGKNIKKITISLTGYGTKSYYINNKIKLSNQPISQQDIKKLIKKALLEFKLKDQEIIHYFPIEFILDDNNAIEDPVGMFGKELGCELHIITANSNMLMNITNCFAKCHVEINNIILAIYASGIACLSKDEKTLGSIIIDMGARTTSFGVFVSGKLLYTSYIDIGSFHITSDIAKVFSVSLDIAEKLKILHGNAMPSSFDKDSVISLEDSEMEIPDSGRPTITSKYLASVINPRVEEILLMVQAEYDRVVAGNMIAYRIVITGGGAMLRGVKELASKIFEKQVRIGKPEVLPGFAEDYNPHIYSTSIGMVKNQSLKIQKNNFNINDNNDTSWFKKFLIWLKENI from the coding sequence ATGAAAGCCAAATTGTCTAACTTTGTTACTCTTGACCTTGGCAGTAGTAAAATAGCTTGCATTGCGGCATATATTGACAAAAGAGAGGAAGCAAAAATAATAAGCCAAAATCTGTATTACTCAAAAGGCATTAAATCAGGAGTTATATTAGATTTAAAAGAGGCAGAAAATAGCATAGTCGGGGCGATTTATGCATTAGAAAAAGATTGCGGTAAAAACATAAAAAAAATAACTATATCACTAACAGGCTATGGCACTAAGTCTTATTACATAAATAATAAAATAAAACTTTCTAATCAGCCAATCTCACAGCAAGATATCAAAAAACTTATCAAAAAAGCCCTATTGGAGTTCAAGCTTAAAGACCAAGAAATTATTCATTATTTTCCTATAGAATTTATTCTTGACGATAATAATGCTATTGAAGATCCAGTTGGGATGTTTGGCAAAGAATTAGGGTGTGAATTACATATTATTACAGCAAATTCTAATATGCTGATGAATATTACCAATTGTTTTGCAAAATGTCATGTTGAAATAAATAATATTATATTAGCAATTTACGCTTCGGGAATTGCTTGTCTTTCAAAAGATGAAAAAACTCTTGGCTCTATTATAATTGATATGGGTGCTAGAACTACCTCATTTGGTGTATTCGTCTCAGGTAAATTACTATATACAAGCTACATAGATATAGGTAGCTTTCATATTACATCTGACATAGCAAAAGTCTTTTCAGTAAGCCTTGATATTGCAGAAAAACTTAAAATTCTTCATGGTAATGCTATGCCATCTTCTTTTGATAAAGATAGTGTTATTAGTTTAGAAGATTCTGAAATGGAGATTCCTGATAGCGGCAGACCAACAATTACTTCAAAATATCTTGCATCTGTTATTAATCCAAGAGTAGAAGAAATATTATTGATGGTTCAAGCAGAATATGACAGAGTTGTTGCAGGCAATATGATCGCTTATCGCATTGTTATTACCGGCGGTGGGGCAATGCTCCGAGGAGTAAAAGAACTGGCAAGCAAAATTTTTGAAAAACAAGTACGAATTGGTAAACCAGAGGTCTTACCAGGTTTTGCTGAAGATTATAATCCCCATATATACTCCACTTCTATAGGTATGGTAAAAAATCAATCTTTAAAAATACAAAAAAATAATTTTAATATTAATGATAATAACGATACTAGTTGGTTTAAAAAATTTCTAATTTGGTTGAAGGAGAATATTTGA
- a CDS encoding dienelactone hydrolase family protein, which produces MIKNEILSYPEVKSLNGQCKKLVVLLHGLGSDGHDLISLVPFISKELLDCHFISPHGVEKFDNAPYGRQWFSLNDRTPYVIGELVAKNSGLVTKIIQKKQAELNLTNKDTIIIGFSQGTMMGLYLNLVQKEPFACVVGFSGKLIAPLECINKTTPVCVIHGELDDVVDVSSMDEIIEYLQKYNIDHSNYKIPNLMHSIDDRGLQFAVKFINTKAQ; this is translated from the coding sequence ATGATTAAAAATGAAATATTATCTTACCCAGAAGTAAAAAGTTTGAATGGTCAATGTAAAAAGCTTGTTGTATTGTTACATGGGCTTGGTTCAGATGGGCATGACTTAATAAGCTTAGTTCCCTTTATATCTAAGGAATTGCTAGATTGTCATTTTATTTCGCCGCATGGAGTTGAAAAATTTGATAATGCACCGTATGGTAGACAATGGTTTAGTCTAAATGATCGTACTCCTTATGTAATAGGGGAATTAGTTGCTAAAAATAGTGGTTTAGTTACAAAGATAATTCAAAAAAAACAAGCTGAACTAAATTTAACTAATAAAGATACTATCATAATTGGTTTTTCACAAGGCACTATGATGGGACTGTATTTAAATTTGGTACAAAAAGAGCCTTTTGCTTGTGTGGTAGGATTTTCTGGTAAATTAATCGCCCCATTAGAATGTATCAATAAAACTACGCCAGTTTGCGTAATACATGGCGAATTAGACGATGTGGTTGATGTAAGTAGCATGGACGAGATAATAGAATATTTACAGAAATATAATATTGATCATAGTAATTACAAGATACCAAATCTTATGCATTCTATTGATGATAGGGGACTACAATTTGCCGTCAAGTTTATAAATACTAAAGCACAGTAA
- the ubiB gene encoding 2-polyprenylphenol 6-hydroxylase translates to MISLLLNFLYILRVVSKQQILTYPGIIRLPSRLKILGWVITIVVYPIGLFKTPKDDFAIRLTDCFKKLGPVYIKFGQTLSTRPDLIGVKIASYLQSLQDKLPPFSSSIARKIIDESFGQSTDELFSVFEDIPIAAASISQVHRAKLKSGEFVAVKILRPRIHHTYNKDIKLLYILAKLVARIFIKFKRLQPVAVIDVFNTTMKFELDLRLEAAAASELSDNLQNDVDIYIPKVYWQLTHEYIITTEWVDGISIYARDKLIEQGLDLTKVAQRFATIFFNQVYRDGFFHADLHPGNILVRSDGSIVLLDFGIMGRLSDKDRMAIAESLFGFLSRNYKLVALVHLRAGYIPQNTDLNLFAQACRAVSEPIMGYVVKDISIGRLLAQLFKITEDFGMEVQPQLLLLQKTIVVVEGVGQQLDPEINVWQLIEPWIKKWAAKNLSPEAKILRILKHVVVEILERFNK, encoded by the coding sequence ATGATTAGCTTATTATTGAATTTTTTATATATATTAAGAGTGGTAAGCAAGCAGCAAATACTGACTTATCCTGGTATAATAAGATTACCATCTAGGTTAAAAATTCTTGGCTGGGTGATAACCATAGTAGTTTATCCAATTGGTCTATTTAAAACACCAAAAGATGATTTTGCTATAAGGTTAACTGATTGTTTTAAAAAATTAGGTCCTGTTTATATAAAATTTGGCCAAACTCTTTCCACAAGACCGGATCTTATAGGAGTTAAGATTGCCAGTTATTTGCAGTCTCTTCAAGATAAGTTGCCACCTTTTAGTAGTAGTATAGCACGAAAGATTATTGATGAGTCTTTTGGTCAAAGTACCGATGAGTTATTCTCCGTCTTTGAGGATATACCAATTGCAGCAGCTTCGATTTCTCAAGTACACAGAGCTAAGTTGAAGTCTGGTGAATTCGTTGCAGTAAAAATATTACGCCCGAGAATTCATCATACATATAATAAGGATATTAAACTTTTATATATTCTTGCTAAACTAGTAGCAAGAATATTTATAAAATTTAAAAGACTGCAACCAGTAGCGGTAATAGATGTATTTAATACTACTATGAAATTTGAGCTTGACTTACGTTTAGAAGCGGCGGCAGCTTCAGAACTCTCTGATAATCTGCAAAATGATGTTGATATATATATTCCTAAAGTTTATTGGCAACTGACTCATGAATATATAATAACCACAGAATGGGTAGATGGAATATCAATTTATGCTCGAGATAAGCTTATAGAGCAGGGCTTAGATCTAACTAAAGTAGCCCAAAGATTTGCTACAATATTTTTTAACCAAGTATATAGAGATGGCTTCTTTCATGCAGATTTACACCCCGGCAATATTTTAGTTAGGTCGGATGGTAGCATAGTGTTACTAGATTTTGGTATTATGGGTAGGTTATCTGATAAAGATAGAATGGCAATTGCTGAAAGCCTATTTGGTTTTTTAAGTAGAAACTATAAGTTAGTAGCACTTGTCCATCTTAGGGCTGGTTATATTCCTCAGAATACCGATCTTAATCTTTTTGCTCAAGCGTGTAGAGCGGTGAGTGAACCGATTATGGGATATGTCGTCAAAGATATTTCTATAGGTAGGTTACTTGCACAATTATTTAAAATCACCGAAGATTTTGGCATGGAGGTACAACCACAATTGCTATTATTACAGAAAACTATAGTAGTAGTAGAAGGGGTAGGGCAGCAGCTTGATCCAGAAATTAACGTATGGCAGCTTATAGAACCATGGATCAAGAAATGGGCAGCTAAGAATCTTAGCCCAGAGGCGAAAATTCTAAGAATTTTAAAGCATGTTGTAGTGGAAATATTGGAGAGATTTAATAAATGA
- the xth gene encoding exodeoxyribonuclease III, giving the protein MKIVTWNINSVRLRLSLLKKLIDEHQPDIISLQEIKTINELFPYQAINDMGYQHIYCSGEKSYNGVAILSKFPFTNKFILELYNSNKRHVAVEVLGIEIHNFYVPAGGDIADVNVNEKFKHKLAYVKLIQEWLTNNRSKDSKIIITGDLNIAPHEHDVWSSRQLRNVVSHTDIERSTLLELQASLGFIDSSRYFIPYNEKCYTWWSYRNIDWQKSNRGRRLDHIWTSSNLQDKMLSVSSLSEARNWLMPSDHVPYFLTLGSVG; this is encoded by the coding sequence ATGAAAATAGTAACTTGGAATATTAATTCGGTACGTTTGCGACTTAGTTTGCTCAAAAAGCTAATTGATGAACATCAGCCTGATATTATATCACTGCAGGAGATTAAAACAATTAATGAACTATTCCCTTACCAAGCTATTAATGATATGGGCTACCAGCATATATATTGTTCAGGAGAGAAGTCTTATAATGGAGTAGCAATTTTATCAAAATTTCCTTTTACCAATAAATTCATTCTTGAATTGTATAATAGCAATAAAAGGCATGTAGCAGTAGAAGTTTTAGGTATTGAGATACATAATTTTTATGTACCGGCTGGTGGTGATATAGCTGATGTAAATGTTAATGAAAAATTTAAACATAAATTGGCATACGTAAAATTAATACAAGAATGGTTAACCAATAATCGGAGTAAAGATAGTAAGATTATTATAACGGGAGACCTAAATATTGCCCCTCATGAGCATGATGTATGGTCTAGCCGTCAATTACGTAATGTTGTTAGCCATACAGACATAGAGCGTTCAACTCTGTTGGAATTACAGGCTTCCTTAGGTTTTATCGATAGTAGCCGCTATTTCATACCGTATAATGAAAAATGTTATACTTGGTGGAGTTATAGAAATATAGACTGGCAAAAATCTAATAGGGGACGTAGATTAGATCATATTTGGACTAGTTCTAACTTACAAGATAAGATGCTATCTGTCAGCTCCTTATCAGAAGCTAGGAATTGGCTTATGCCCTCTGATCATGTACCTTATTTTTTAACATTGGGGAGTGTTGGGTAA
- a CDS encoding nucleotidyltransferase domain-containing protein — translation MKVQDYKFYNDLISQIVVEEVWLFGSRARNDNQDRADIDLAIVCHNATTKDWLKLQEIVDNADTLLKIDCIRLDELEDSSDLKLSIIREGVKLYERS, via the coding sequence ATGAAAGTTCAGGATTATAAATTTTATAACGATTTAATATCACAGATTGTGGTTGAGGAAGTTTGGTTATTTGGTTCTAGGGCAAGGAACGATAATCAGGATAGAGCAGATATTGATTTAGCTATAGTATGTCATAATGCTACTACTAAGGATTGGTTGAAATTACAAGAAATTGTTGATAATGCTGATACACTCTTAAAAATAGATTGTATAAGGCTTGACGAATTAGAGGATTCATCAGACTTAAAATTATCTATAATACGAGAAGGGGTGAAATTATATGAAAGATCCTAA
- a CDS encoding HI0074 family nucleotidyltransferase substrate-binding subunit: MKDPKIELGFSKLSRALISLEDIVFKPVLEDRSNIDATIQRFEFTIELFWKLLRVILESKGVEVQYPKDVLREAFKGHLIDHEQEWLKMLLDRNITSHTYDEQLADKIYNNIRSYIPTLRSTFDKLNFLNHSPYA; encoded by the coding sequence ATGAAAGATCCTAAAATAGAGTTAGGTTTTTCAAAGCTAAGTAGAGCTTTAATATCTTTAGAAGATATTGTATTTAAGCCCGTGCTAGAAGATCGAAGTAATATAGATGCTACCATTCAAAGATTTGAGTTTACAATAGAACTATTTTGGAAATTATTAAGGGTAATTCTTGAAAGCAAAGGAGTAGAAGTGCAATATCCTAAAGATGTTTTAAGAGAAGCATTTAAAGGACATCTGATTGATCATGAACAAGAGTGGTTAAAAATGCTGCTAGATAGAAATATTACCTCTCATACTTATGATGAGCAGCTAGCGGATAAAATTTATAATAATATTAGATCTTACATTCCCACATTAAGAAGTACATTTGATAAGTTGAACTTTCTTAATCACTCACCTTACGCATAA